A region of the Thermogladius calderae 1633 genome:
GAAGGGGGGTAACGCCACAATAGTTCTGACAGACAGCAGAGAGGAGTGCCTACAGCACTACTTCTGCGGTAAAGGTAGCGTCGTGTCCTACAGAAGCATAGGTGAGACGTACAGAGCCGTCGTCTCGATAGGGGGCTTCCTACTCGTGTTGAAGTCGAGTCAACAACTAGACCTCAAACCCCTCGACGAGGTCTACACAGGGGTCTCTGTCAGTTAGCGGTTGTTCTTGAAACTTTCGGTTGTCACCCTCAGCCAATACATGCTCCTACTTCAAGGGGATGGTTTTTGAAGTACTACGTCTTGAGGCTATACAAGTATATGGGCTCCAAGGAAGAGCTTGTCGAAGACGAGCTGAGGAAGCTAGGCGAGCTCATAAGGAGTAGAGTTAGGAGGAATAGGTCAGCAAAGTATATAACAATGAGTGTACTCGGGAGGAACAGAGCTGACGGGATGTTGATCATAGGGGTGAACGAAGGCGAAGAAACGGAGATACAGTTCATAAGCGACTACATAAAGTCCAACTTCAAGCACATAACCGTAGGGGAGGTAAAGGAGTTCGGGCGGGGAGACTCACGTAGTGTACTTGAGATGCTCGTAAATTTTTGAAGAGGAGGGAGAGCGTAGGGGTAATATACCCCACGTCGCTAGGGGTGATCCCGAAATACCCGGTCCAGGAGCCCGTGAAGACTAGAGAAGTATCAAGTGAAGAGTGTATCGTCTTAGGAGAGGTAGTGAACTCTATCCCCCCAGTTGACGCGTGCGTCCCCGTAGAAGACTTGAACAAGCATATACTGGTAACCGGTGCGACGGGCTCGGGTAAGACGTTCACGGTCGCTACACTGGTCAACCGGCTAACTACTAGAGAATACCCGTTTAACTACAGGCCGCTCGTACTCGACTGGCATGGGGAGTACGGCCGCTTGCTGAAAAACCCCAAGGTCGTAGACCCGTTTCAGCTACCAGTCCCCCTCTTCGGAGACGAAGACCCTAACGCCTCCGTAGACTTCGCTAGTCAGGTGCTCGCCTTAACACCTGCTCAGGAGTACGTCTTGCTCAAGGCCTTCGAGAACCTTAGGGGTTGGGACCACCTAGACTTAACAGGCGTTATCGAGACGCTCGAGAAGATGGTAGACGAGTCTGGGTGGTTCAGGGAAAGCCGTCTCTCGCTCATGAGAAAGTTGAGGAGGCTCGTTGTAGGTAAGTACAGAGGCCTGTTTAAGGAGACGAGGATTGGGTTCCTCGATAACGCGAGGAGCCCCCTAGTAATAGACCTGTCCAGAGTGGGAGATCTGACCATCAGGAGGGTCTACGTGGCCGCTCTCCTCAAGAAGATCTTCGATTTGGCTGTCCGTGGCGAGTTCGGGGTCAGCAAGCTACTCGTAGTCGTGGAGGAGGCTAGGAACCTCCTAGGGAAGGAGAACCATGTGGACGTGTTGGTAAAAATGCTAGACGAAGTGCGAAAGTTCGGGGTTGGTCTTGTAGTGGTCTCTCAGTCACCCTCGTCACTTGTGGAGGACGTGATGGTGAACACCTCTACTAAGATCGTGCACTCGGTGAAGTCCGCAGTGGACTTGGAGGTGTTGGATAAAGCGACTAATATGCCGGTCGAACTGAGAGAGGTGATACCTTACCTGGACAAAGGAGAAGCGGTTTTATTCTCGGGTCTGTACAAAAAACCTCTATTGGTAAAAGTGGTTTAGTCTTCCTCTTTCTTCTCTTCCTCGCCGGGCTTCTTGCCGGTCTCGGCGCCCTTCTCTTTCGCCTTACTGGCAGCTATCACGTCGTCGATTCTCAGTATTATCGTAGCAGCCTCTGTACCCGCCTTTATCGCGTTGGCTATGACACTCAACGGCTCTATTACGCCTCTCTCCATCATGTTGACGAGGTCACCGCTGTTAAGGTCCACGCCAGTCCAGGTTCCCTCCTCCCTCTCGTGAGAGGCCCTCAGTTTCATAATTATGTCTACTGGGTCTAGACCCGCGTTCTCGACGAGCGTGACAACCAGCCCTTCTAGAGCCTTCGCGAAAGCCTCCACGGCAAGTTGCTCCTTACCGCCAACCTTTGTGGCGAACCTCCTAATGTGTTTCGCTAGTTCAGCCTCTACCGCTCCGCCTCCCGCAACGATCTTGCCGTCCCTTATAACGTCCGCAACCGCGGACAGGGCGTCCCTCATACTCCTCTCGGCTTCGTCTACGAGCCTCTCTAGACCTCCCCTTATCACGATGCTGACAGACCTCGGGT
Encoded here:
- a CDS encoding ATP-binding protein, giving the protein MKRRESVGVIYPTSLGVIPKYPVQEPVKTREVSSEECIVLGEVVNSIPPVDACVPVEDLNKHILVTGATGSGKTFTVATLVNRLTTREYPFNYRPLVLDWHGEYGRLLKNPKVVDPFQLPVPLFGDEDPNASVDFASQVLALTPAQEYVLLKAFENLRGWDHLDLTGVIETLEKMVDESGWFRESRLSLMRKLRRLVVGKYRGLFKETRIGFLDNARSPLVIDLSRVGDLTIRRVYVAALLKKIFDLAVRGEFGVSKLLVVVEEARNLLGKENHVDVLVKMLDEVRKFGVGLVVVSQSPSSLVEDVMVNTSTKIVHSVKSAVDLEVLDKATNMPVELREVIPYLDKGEAVLFSGLYKKPLLVKVV
- a CDS encoding DNA-directed RNA polymerase subunit G, which produces MLQRYTCSVEDIERLRYPGVYRVKFRCGDVSIELEFHEKVMPPLKKGGNATIVLTDSREECLQHYFCGKGSVVSYRSIGETYRAVVSIGGFLLVLKSSQQLDLKPLDEVYTGVSVS